One window of bacterium genomic DNA carries:
- a CDS encoding J domain-containing protein, with translation MAEIEKDYYEILGVPKNASLNEIKKAYRRLAKLNHPDLFPGDREKEEKFRLIKEAYEVLSDDKKREAYDRLGTTDIGEGREFFETTFVSSQGKRECEDALKEVEIPSPMVEELQITYERMKICPVCKGKGTLSSDSEWDTCPVCKGKGRRKKVKSGILSEEISYEPCPKCGGKGKISREPCPRCEGKGLIKKRETIKIKLPSRLSDGQRMVLKGLGNECIEGRRGNLILVFREKS, from the coding sequence TTATGAAATTCTCGGCGTTCCCAAGAATGCCTCTCTAAACGAGATAAAGAAGGCATATCGGAGGCTGGCGAAGCTCAATCATCCCGACCTTTTTCCGGGCGATAGGGAAAAGGAGGAGAAATTCAGGTTGATAAAGGAAGCCTATGAGGTTCTTTCAGATGATAAGAAAAGGGAGGCTTACGACCGGTTGGGAACGACGGATATCGGAGAGGGAAGGGAGTTCTTTGAGACCACTTTCGTTTCCTCCCAAGGGAAGAGAGAATGTGAGGATGCATTAAAAGAGGTGGAGATTCCCTCTCCGATGGTTGAGGAGCTCCAGATAACATATGAGAGGATGAAGATATGTCCTGTTTGTAAGGGAAAGGGAACGCTTTCATCTGATTCAGAATGGGATACCTGTCCTGTATGTAAGGGGAAAGGGAGGAGGAAGAAGGTGAAATCGGGGATTTTGAGCGAGGAGATTTCTTACGAGCCTTGCCCGAAGTGTGGAGGAAAGGGGAAGATTTCACGAGAACCCTGCCCACGCTGTGAGGGCAAAGGATTAATAAAGAAAAGGGAAACGATAAAGATAAAACTTCCCTCTCGTCTAAGCGATGGGCAGAGGATGGTTTTGAAGGGCTTGGGGAACGAATGTATTGAGGGTAGGAGAGGGAATTTAATATTGGTTTTTAGAGAAAAATCATAA